The following are encoded together in the Triticum dicoccoides isolate Atlit2015 ecotype Zavitan chromosome 6B, WEW_v2.0, whole genome shotgun sequence genome:
- the LOC119320043 gene encoding citrate synthase 4, mitochondrial-like, whose product MAFFRGLAAVSRLRSRMGQDATTLGGVRWLQMQSASDLDLRSQLQEMIPEQQDRLKKLKSEHGKVQLGNITVDMVLGGMRGMTGMLWETSLLDPEEGIRFRGLSIPECQKVLPAAVKDGEPLPEGLLWLLLTGKVPTKEQVDALSKELLSRSTVPGYVYKAIDALPVTAHPMTQFTTGVMALQVESEFQKAYDKGMPKTKFWEPTYEDCLNLIARLPQVASYVYRRIFKDGKAIAADNTLDYAANFSHMLGFDDPKMLELMRLYITIHTDHEGGNVSAHTGHLVGSALSDPYLSFAAALNGLAGPLHGLANQEVLLWIKSVMEETGSNITTDQLKEYVWKTLKSGKVVPGYGHGVLRNTDPRYSCQREFALKYLPEDPLFQLVSKLYEVVPPILTELGKVKNPWPNVDAHSGVLLNHFGLTEARYYTVLFGVSRSIGIGSQLIWDRALGLPLERPKSVTMEWLENHCKKAAA is encoded by the exons ATGGCGTTCTTCCGGGGCCTCGCCGCGGTCTCGAGGCTGCGATCCCGTATG GGGCAGGATGCCACCACGCTTGGTGGTGTGAGATGGCTGCAGATGCAGAGCGCTTCCGATCTC GATCTTAGGTCCCAGCTGCAGGAAATGATTCCGGAGCAACAG GACCGCTTGAAGAAACTAAAGTCAGAGCATGGAAAGGTCCAGCTTGGAAACATAACTGTGGACATG GTCCTTGGTGGGATGAGAGGGATGACTGGAATGCTTTGGGAAACATCTTTACTTGACCCGGAGGAG GGTATTCGATTTAGAGGTCTCTCTATTCCAGAGTGCCAGAAAGTACTGCCGGCTGCAGTTAAAGATGGAGAACCTTTACCTGAGGGCCTCCTTTGGCTTCTTTTGACCGGAAAG GTGCCAACCAAGGAGCAAGTTGATGCTCTATCAAAGGAGTTGCTTAGCCGTTCGACTGTTCCAG GTTATGTCTACAAGGCGATAGATGCTCTCCCTGTTACTGCTCATCCAATGACACAGTTTACCACAGGAGTGATGGCACTCCAA GTTGAGAGTGAATTTCAAAAGGCTTACGACAAGGGAATGCCCAAAACAAA GTTCTGGGAGCCTACATACGAAGATTGCTTAAATTTGATTGCTCGGCTTCCACAAGTGGCTTCATATGTTTACCGGAG GATTTTCAAGGATGGGAAAGCTATTGCAGCTGATAATACACTGGACTACGCAGCGAATTTTTCacacatgcttggttttgatgacccaAAAATGCTGGAGTTGATGCGCCTATACATAACAATTCACAC TGATCATGAAGGCGGGAATGTCAGTGCTCATACAGGGCATCTG GTTGGAAGTGCTCTGTCAGATCCCTACCTTTCTTTTGCAGCGGCACTGAACGGTTTGGCTGGGCCACTGCACGGCCTGGCTAATCAG gaagtgttgctatggatcAAATCTGTAATGGAAGAAACCGGGAGTAACATTACAACCGACCAACTTAAGGAATATGTATGGAAGACACTGAAGAGTGGAAAG GTTGTTCCTGGCTATGGTCATGGAGTTCTTCGTAATACAGATCCACGATACTCGTGCCAAAGGGAGTTTGCGTTGAAATATTTACCAGAGGACCCACTTTTCCAACTG GTCTCCAAGTTGTATGAAGTTGTGCCTCCGATCCTCACTGAGTTAGGCAAG GTGAAAAACCCATGGCCCAATGTCGATGCTCACAGTGGAGTGTTGCTCAACCACTTCGGATTAACTGAAGCACG GTATTACACTGTCTTGTTCGGTGTCTCAAGGAGCATAGGAATTGGATCTCAG CTCATCTGGGACCGTGCCCTTGGCCTACCGCTTGAAAGACCGAAGAGTGTAACCATGGAGTGGCTGGAGAACCACTGCAAGAAGGCTGCGGCTTGA
- the LOC119324256 gene encoding uncharacterized protein LOC119324256, producing MATTLSLSSPLFLAAPPRARGGVVSAGPSWSTADLPCKGHFAGMRRRGRKQQRSTPIVSLFGRKTAKKTTRETVVPDPDYRLPIAILGISGVFAYADNLLAAAPVGLLGLLLLFQTTRVRFVFDDDSLEVKVGNQLQESGENVFVGGKNRWKYSTFVNWELWWPQFPILVYFKETQTKPEGQIHFFPVIFNGRQLYDIMVERAGPSETSGPGP from the exons ATGGCGACCACTCTCTCGTtatcttctcccctcttcctcgccGCTCCGCCCAGAG CTAGAGGAGGAGTGGTTTCAGCCGGTCCATCATGGAGCACTGCAGATCTTCCGTGCAAGGGACATTTTGCTGGTATGAGGAGACGTGGCCGGAAGCAACAACGAAGCACACCAATAGTATCTCTG TTTGGGAGAAAGACCGCGAAGAAGACCACCAGAGAAACGGTCGTCCCGGACCCAGACTACCGATTACCGATCGCTATACTTG GGATATCTGGTGTGTTTGCATATGCAGACAATCTTCTTGCGGCTGCACCTGTAGGCCTACTGGGGCTGCTTCTCTTGTTTCAG ACTACTAGAGTTAggttcgtctttgatgatgattccCTG GAAGTGAAAGTGGGCAATCAGCTGCAGGAGTCAGGCGAAAACGTATTTGTTGGTGGCAAGAACCGTTGGAA GTACTCAACATTTGTGAACTGGGAACTATGGTGGCCGCAATTTCCTATCCTAGTGTACTTCAAAGAGACCCAAACAAAACCCGAAGGCCAAATTCATTTCTTCCCAGTGATTTTC AACGGCCGACAACTCTATGATATCATGGTAGAGCGTGCTGGACCGTCGGAAACAAGTGGGCCTGGTCCTTGA